From the genome of Triticum aestivum cultivar Chinese Spring chromosome 3B, IWGSC CS RefSeq v2.1, whole genome shotgun sequence, one region includes:
- the LOC123071625 gene encoding receptor protein-tyrosine kinase CEPR2, translating into MSTSPLQIYVWCILLFAIVGISTSLPLEKDALLDIKIHLEDPQNYLSNWDESHSPCQFHGVTCDEISGVVTGVSLSNASLSGTISPSFSVLHQLRTLDLSANSISGTIPAALTNCTNLQVLNLSVNSLTGQLPDLSSLLKLQVLDLSTNSFSGAFPVWISKLSGLTELGLGENRFDEGGVPESIGLLKNLTWLFLGQCNLRGEIPASVFHLESLGTLDFSRNQMTGVFPKAISNLRNLWKIELYQNNLTGEIPPELAHLTLLSEFDVSHNQLTGVLPKEIASLKNLKIFHIYRNNFYGELPEGLGNWEFLESFSTYENQFSGNFPANLGRFSPLNTIDISENYFTGEFPKFLCQSDKLQFLLALSNNFSGEFPSSYSSCKTLERFRVSKNQFSGSIPHGIWGLPNAVIIDVADNGFIGGISSDIGISATLTQLLVQNNNFSSELPMELGNLSQLKKLVASNNRFSGQVPAQIGNLKQLSYLHLEQNALEGSIPPEIGLCNSLVDLDLAENSLSGKIPDTVGSLLMLDSLNLSHNMISGEIPDALQSLRPTYVDFSHNNLSGPIPPQLLMIAGDDAFSENSDLCVTDTSEGWRQSGTSLRPCQWIDNHHSFSRRQLFAVLIMVTSLVVLLSGLACLRYENNRLEDFNRKQDTESGDNSDSKWIVESFHVRGLNPSAALPVPVVT; encoded by the coding sequence ATGTCAACCTCACCTCTTCAGATATATGTCTGGTGCATTCTCCTATTTGCCATTGTTGGAATATCCACATCTTTACCTCTGGAAAAAGATGCACTCCTCGACATAAAAATTCATTTGGAGGATCCACAAAATTACCTGAGCAACTGGGATGAATCTCACTCACCGTGCCAGTTTCACGGTGTAACGTGTGATGAAATTTCTGGTGTGGTCACAGGAGTATCACTCTCAAATGCCTCGCTGTCAGGCACAATATCACCATCATTTTCTGTTCTCCACCAGTTGCGTACTTTGGACCTCAGTGCAAATTCCATCTCAGGCACTATCCCTGCTGCACTGACCAACTGCACAAATTTGCAAGTTCTTAATTTGTCAGTGAACAGCTTGACAGGCCAATTGCCTGATCTTTCATCATTGCTCAAACTGCAAGTTCTTGATTTATCAACAAATAGTTTTTCTGGTGCATTCCCTGTGTGGATCAGCAAATTGTCAGGCCTAACTGAATTAGGCCTAGGAGAGAACCGTTTCGATGAAGGTGGTGTTCCTGAAAGCATTGGACTCCTGAAGAACCTGACATGGCTATTCTTGGGGCAGTGCAACCTTAGAGGAGAGATACCAGCTTCAGTTTTTCACTTGGAGTCACTTGGGACCCTGGACTTCTCGCGCAATCAGATGACCGGTGTGTTCCCGAAGGCGATATCCAACTTGCGCAACCTGTGGAAGATTGAGCTCTACCAAAACAATCTGACCGGTGAAATTCCTCCTGAGCTTGCACACCTGACATTGTTGTCTGAATTTGATGTGTCTCATAATCAACTTACTGGTGTACTGCCCAAGGAAATTGCTAGCCTGAAGAATCTTAAGATCTTCCATATCTACAGGAACAACTTCTATGGTGAGCTTCCTGAAGGACTGGGGAACTGGGAGTTTCTTGAGTCATTTTCAACTTATGAAAATCAATTCTCAGGAAACTTTCCTGCCAACCTTGGCAGATTCTCACCACTCAATACAATTGACATATCAGAGAACTATTTTACCGGTGAATTTCCAAAGTTCCTGTGTCAAAGCGACAAGCTGCAGTTCTTACTGGCTTTGAGCAACAACTTCTCAGGTGAATTCCCCAGCTCTTACTCTTCTTGCAAGACTCTAGAGAGGTTTAGAGTAAGTAAAAATCAGTTCAGTGGGAGCATTCCTCATGGCATATGGGGATTGCCTAATGCTGTGATCATTGACGTTGCTGACAATGGATTTATTGGAGGAATATCTTCCGATATAGGCATTTCAGCCACCCTAACCCAGCTGCTTGTTCAGAACAACAATTTCTCTAGTGAACTTCCAATGGAGCTGGGAAATCTCTCTCAGCTGAAGAAGCTGGTTGCTTCCAACAACAGATTCTCTGGCCAAGTCCCTGCACAGATTGGTAACCTGAAGCAATTGTCATACCTGCATTTGGAGCAGAATGCACTGGAAGGGTCAATACCACCAGAAATTGGTTTGTGCAACAGCCTAGTTGACCTTGATCTTGCAGAGAATTCTTTGTCTGGCAAAATTCCTGACACAGTTGGCTCCCTTTTGATGCTGGATTCACTCAATCTATCCCACAACATGATCTCTGGTGAAATCCCTGATGCATTGCAGTCACTGAGGCCAACCTATGTTGATTTCTCTCACAACAATTTGTCTGGACCAATCCCCCCACAGCTCCTGATGATTGCCGGAGATGATGCATTCTCTGAAAACTCTGACCTATGTGTCACTGACACTTCAGAAGGGTGGAGGCAATCTGGCACCAGTTTACGCCCTTGCCAATGGATTGACAACCACCATAGCTTCTCACGGAGGCAGCTTTTTGCTGTGCTGATCATGGTGACCTCTTTGGTTGTTCTCTTATCTGGATTGGCATGCCTGAGGTATGAAAATAACAGGCTTGAGGATTTCAACAGAAAGCAAGACACCGAGAGTGGTGATAACAGTGACTCAAAGTGGATTGTCGAGTCCTTCCATGTGCGAGGGCTCAATCCATCAGCTGCTTTGCCGGTACCCGTTGTTACATAG